One Streptosporangium sp. NBC_01495 DNA window includes the following coding sequences:
- the urtC gene encoding urea ABC transporter permease subunit UrtC, which yields MNLARLKGPGVFAVVAVLALVVAPLLLEPFRLGLLAKYLCFAIIALGIGLAWGQGGMLVLGQGVFFGLGGYAMAMHLKLVDAQGDLPDFMVWSGVEQLPALWKPFANPVFALAMVVVGPMLIATVLGLLVFRQRVRGAYFAILTQALAAAFVILLVGQQGLTGGTNGLTNFYDLFGQDLAADSTQRGLYFAVAIVTGLLYLGARQLVKSRFGRLLVAIRDGEDRVRFLGYDPARVKTVTFALSAGMAGLAGALFVPVVGIISPALLGVVPSLELVVAVAVGGRFALAGAILGAVVMGYAKTSFSEQFADGWLYLQGALFILVMTLAPKGILGVAASARDAWARRSRRRTDPEPPPADAPDTRVMEEVR from the coding sequence ATGAACCTCGCACGACTCAAGGGGCCCGGGGTCTTCGCGGTGGTGGCGGTGCTGGCCCTGGTGGTCGCACCGCTCCTGCTGGAGCCCTTCCGCCTCGGCCTGCTGGCCAAGTATCTCTGCTTCGCGATCATCGCCCTGGGCATCGGCCTGGCCTGGGGGCAGGGCGGCATGCTCGTCCTCGGCCAGGGCGTGTTCTTCGGGCTCGGCGGCTATGCGATGGCGATGCACCTGAAACTGGTGGACGCCCAGGGCGACCTGCCCGACTTCATGGTGTGGAGCGGGGTCGAGCAGCTGCCCGCCCTGTGGAAACCGTTCGCCAACCCGGTGTTCGCGCTCGCCATGGTCGTCGTCGGGCCGATGCTGATCGCCACGGTGCTGGGCCTGCTGGTGTTCAGGCAGCGGGTGCGCGGCGCCTACTTCGCGATCCTCACCCAGGCGCTCGCCGCCGCGTTCGTCATCCTGCTCGTCGGCCAGCAGGGCCTGACCGGCGGCACCAACGGCCTGACCAACTTCTACGACCTGTTCGGCCAGGACCTGGCGGCCGACTCCACCCAGCGCGGGCTGTACTTCGCGGTCGCGATCGTCACCGGCCTGCTCTACCTCGGTGCCCGCCAGCTGGTGAAAAGCCGCTTCGGGCGGCTGCTCGTCGCCATCAGGGACGGCGAGGACCGCGTCAGGTTCCTCGGCTACGACCCGGCCAGGGTCAAGACCGTCACCTTCGCGCTGTCGGCGGGCATGGCCGGGCTCGCGGGTGCCCTGTTCGTGCCCGTGGTCGGCATCATCTCGCCCGCGCTGCTGGGGGTGGTCCCCTCCCTCGAACTCGTCGTCGCGGTCGCGGTGGGCGGCAGGTTCGCGCTGGCCGGGGCGATCCTCGGCGCGGTCGTCATGGGGTACGCCAAGACGTCCTTCAGCGAGCAGTTCGCCGACGGCTGGCTCTACCTCCAGGGCGCGCTGTTCATCCTCGTCATGACCCTGGCCCCCAAGGGGATCCTCGGCGTGGCGGCGTCGGCGCGCGACGCCTGGGCGCGCAGGTCGAGGCGCCGTACGGACCCCGAGCCGCCGCCCGCGGACGCTCCCGACACGAGAGTCATGGAGGAGGTCCGATGA
- the urtB gene encoding urea ABC transporter permease subunit UrtB, with amino-acid sequence MEAFLNQLPIGLSIGAVLLLIALGLTFTFGQMGVINMAHGEFIMAGAYTAYLLQDLTGRMAVIVALPVAFLVAGLMGLILERTAIRHFYGRPLDTLLLTWGVSLVLQQLARDLFGAPNVQVQAPTWLQGGIASLPYNRLFIFALAVLTVIGIWAYMNRTGQGRRMQAVMQNRQLAAVSGINTARVDQRTFFIGSGLAGVAGVALTLIGPVGPALGTYYIVDAFLVVVAGGLGQLRGAVIAAAGLGLLNSYAEFWSDASLAKVIVFAAIIAFLQFRPQGLFVLRSRALT; translated from the coding sequence GTGGAGGCTTTTCTCAACCAGCTCCCGATCGGCCTGTCCATCGGCGCCGTGCTGCTCCTCATCGCCCTCGGCCTGACGTTCACGTTCGGCCAGATGGGCGTGATCAACATGGCCCACGGCGAGTTCATCATGGCGGGCGCGTACACCGCCTACCTGCTCCAGGACCTCACCGGCCGGATGGCCGTGATCGTCGCTCTGCCCGTCGCCTTCCTGGTCGCCGGGCTGATGGGGCTCATCCTGGAGCGGACCGCGATCCGTCACTTCTACGGCCGCCCGCTCGACACCCTGCTGCTCACCTGGGGCGTCAGCCTCGTGCTGCAGCAGCTCGCCCGCGACCTGTTCGGGGCGCCCAACGTGCAGGTCCAGGCGCCCACCTGGCTGCAGGGCGGCATCGCGTCCCTGCCGTACAACCGGCTGTTCATCTTCGCCCTGGCCGTCCTCACCGTCATCGGCATCTGGGCCTACATGAACCGCACCGGCCAGGGCCGGCGGATGCAGGCGGTGATGCAGAACCGGCAGCTGGCCGCGGTCAGCGGCATCAACACCGCCCGCGTGGACCAGCGCACCTTCTTCATCGGCTCCGGCCTGGCCGGGGTCGCCGGGGTCGCCCTCACCCTCATCGGCCCCGTCGGGCCCGCCCTCGGCACCTACTACATCGTCGACGCCTTCCTCGTGGTCGTCGCCGGAGGGCTCGGCCAGCTGCGCGGCGCCGTCATCGCCGCCGCGGGACTCGGCCTGCTCAACTCGTACGCCGAGTTCTGGAGCGACGCCAGCCTGGCGAAGGTCATTGTGTTCGCCGCGATCATCGCCTTCCTCCAGTTCCGGCCGCAGGGCCTGTTCGTACTCCGATCGAGGGCGCTGACTTGA
- the urtA gene encoding urea ABC transporter substrate-binding protein, translated as MRNTAWRSGVTVVALAAALAACGSEAPAGTDAASAGGGEDGIKVGILHSLSGTMAISEVTVRDSELLAIEEINAAGGVLGKKLIPVVEDGASDWPTFAEKATKLIRQDKVATTFGGWTSASRKAMLPVFERSKALLWYPVQYEGLESSPYIFYTGATTNQQIIPGLDYLKEQGKKKIFLVGSDYVFPRTANKIIKAYAAANGMEILGEEYTPLGHTEYSTLTNKVVQAKPDAVFNTLNGDSNVAFFKQLNSAGVTAEQMPVLSVSVAEEEVKGIGVDNIAGHPVAWNYYQTTENPANEKFVAAFKAKYGADKVTSDPMEAGYNAVYLWAEAAKKAGSVEVEAVRKAAGGIALERPEGLVTIDGENQHMYKTARIGVIQPDGLIKEVWNSGKPIKPDPYLKGYPWASGLANG; from the coding sequence TTGAGGAACACAGCATGGCGCTCCGGAGTCACCGTCGTGGCGCTGGCCGCGGCGCTGGCCGCCTGTGGAAGCGAAGCCCCTGCGGGCACGGACGCGGCCTCCGCCGGCGGTGGTGAGGACGGCATCAAGGTCGGCATCCTGCACTCGCTCAGCGGCACCATGGCCATCAGCGAGGTGACCGTCAGGGACTCCGAGCTGCTCGCCATCGAGGAGATCAACGCCGCCGGCGGCGTGCTCGGCAAGAAGCTGATCCCCGTGGTCGAGGACGGCGCGTCCGACTGGCCCACCTTCGCGGAGAAGGCCACCAAGCTCATCCGCCAGGACAAGGTCGCCACCACCTTCGGCGGATGGACCTCCGCCAGCCGCAAGGCGATGCTGCCGGTGTTCGAGCGGAGCAAGGCCCTGCTGTGGTACCCGGTTCAGTACGAGGGCCTGGAGAGCTCGCCGTACATCTTCTACACCGGCGCCACCACCAACCAGCAGATCATCCCCGGCCTCGACTACCTCAAGGAACAGGGCAAGAAGAAGATCTTCCTGGTCGGCAGCGACTACGTCTTCCCGCGCACCGCCAACAAGATCATCAAGGCGTACGCGGCGGCGAACGGGATGGAGATCCTCGGCGAGGAGTACACCCCGCTCGGCCACACCGAGTACAGCACGCTGACCAACAAGGTCGTCCAGGCCAAGCCGGACGCCGTCTTCAACACCCTCAACGGTGACAGCAACGTCGCCTTCTTCAAGCAGCTCAACAGCGCCGGGGTCACCGCCGAGCAGATGCCCGTCCTGTCGGTGAGCGTCGCCGAGGAGGAGGTCAAGGGCATCGGCGTCGACAACATCGCCGGACACCCCGTCGCCTGGAACTACTACCAGACCACCGAGAACCCGGCCAACGAGAAGTTCGTCGCCGCGTTCAAGGCCAAGTACGGCGCCGACAAGGTGACCTCCGACCCGATGGAGGCCGGATACAACGCCGTCTACCTGTGGGCCGAGGCCGCCAAGAAGGCCGGATCCGTCGAGGTCGAGGCCGTCAGGAAGGCCGCCGGGGGCATCGCCCTGGAGCGCCCCGAGGGCCTGGTCACCATCGACGGCGAGAACCAGCACATGTACAAGACGGCCAGGATCGGGGTGATCCAGCCCGACGGCCTCATCAAGGAGGTCTGGAACTCCGGCAAGCCGATCAAGCCCGACCCCTACCTCAAGGGCTACCCCTGGGCGAGCGGCCTGGCCAACGGCTGA
- a CDS encoding urease subunit gamma: protein MRLTPHEQERLLIHVAAGVARDRRSRGLRLNHPEATAIIASFLMEGARDGRTVAELMDAGRKVLSRDDVMDGVPEMLSSVQIEATFPDGTKLVTVHHPIP from the coding sequence ATGCGGCTCACACCACACGAGCAGGAACGCCTGCTCATCCACGTCGCCGCCGGTGTCGCCCGCGACCGCAGGTCACGGGGCCTCCGGCTCAACCACCCCGAGGCCACCGCGATCATCGCGTCCTTCCTCATGGAGGGCGCCAGGGACGGACGCACCGTCGCCGAGCTGATGGACGCGGGCCGCAAGGTGCTGTCCCGCGACGACGTCATGGACGGGGTGCCCGAGATGCTGTCGTCGGTGCAGATCGAGGCCACCTTCCCCGACGGCACCAAGCTCGTCACCGTCCACCACCCCATCCCGTGA
- a CDS encoding urease subunit beta, with translation MTPGEIQYGDTPIPLNPGRERVTVRVVNTADRPIQVGSHYHFAACNPGLEFDRQAAWGTRLDVPAGTAVRFEPGVERDVTLVPIGGLRIVPGLRSEWAGPLDGSPSVH, from the coding sequence ATGACACCCGGTGAGATCCAGTACGGCGACACGCCCATCCCGCTCAACCCGGGCCGCGAGCGCGTCACCGTCCGAGTCGTCAACACCGCCGACCGACCGATCCAGGTCGGCTCGCACTACCACTTCGCCGCGTGCAACCCCGGCCTGGAGTTCGACCGCCAGGCGGCCTGGGGCACCCGGCTCGACGTCCCGGCCGGCACGGCGGTGCGGTTCGAGCCCGGTGTGGAGCGCGACGTGACCCTCGTGCCGATCGGCGGCCTGCGGATCGTCCCCGGTCTCCGCTCCGAGTGGGCCGGACCTCTCGACGGGAGCCCCAGTGTTCATTGA
- a CDS encoding urease subunit alpha, with product MFIERSRYAALYGPTTGDRIRLADTDLLVEVTEDLSMGPSGAGDEAVFGGGKVIRESMGQARTTRAEGSPDLVITGAVILDHWGVVKADIGIRDGRIVAIGKAGNPDTMDGVHPDLVIGPSTEILAGNGKILTAGAIDSHVHLICPQILDEALAAGVTTIVGGGTGPAEGTKATTVTGTWYLARMLESLDSYPINVALLGKGNTVSRDGLLEQLRAGASGFKLHEDWGTTPAAIDACLSVADATGTQVTIHTDTLNEAGFVESTLAAIGDRMIHAYHTEGAGGGHAPDIIRVASYGNILPSSTNPTRPHTVNTLDEHLDMLMVCHHLNPSIPEDLAFAESRIRPSTMAAEDILHDMGAISMIGSDSQAMGRVGETIIRTWQTAHVMKRRRGALPGDGPADNLRARRYVAKYTICPAVAHGLDGEVGSVETGKLADLVLWDPAFFGVKPDLVVKGGVIAYAQMGDANASIPTPQPVMPRPMFGAAPVTAAATSVHFVAPLAIEDGLADRLAVRRRLLPVADVRRRGKESMPLNDAMPRIDIHPDTFAVSVDGEVIEPAPAETLPMTQRYFLF from the coding sequence GTGTTCATTGAACGATCCCGCTACGCCGCGCTCTACGGCCCCACCACCGGCGACCGGATCAGGCTGGCCGACACCGACCTGCTCGTCGAGGTCACCGAGGACCTGTCGATGGGCCCGTCGGGGGCGGGCGACGAGGCCGTCTTCGGCGGCGGCAAGGTCATCAGGGAGTCGATGGGCCAGGCCAGGACCACCAGGGCCGAGGGGTCGCCCGACCTGGTGATCACCGGAGCGGTGATCCTCGACCACTGGGGCGTGGTGAAGGCCGACATCGGGATCAGGGACGGCCGCATCGTCGCGATCGGCAAGGCCGGAAACCCCGACACCATGGACGGCGTCCACCCCGACCTGGTCATCGGCCCCTCGACCGAGATCCTCGCGGGCAACGGGAAGATCCTGACCGCCGGGGCGATCGACTCCCACGTCCACCTGATCTGCCCGCAGATCCTCGACGAGGCCCTCGCCGCGGGGGTGACCACCATCGTGGGCGGCGGCACCGGGCCCGCCGAGGGCACCAAGGCCACCACCGTCACCGGCACCTGGTATCTCGCCCGGATGCTGGAGTCGCTCGACTCCTACCCGATCAACGTCGCACTGCTCGGCAAGGGCAACACGGTCAGCCGCGACGGCCTGCTCGAACAGCTCCGCGCCGGGGCCTCGGGCTTCAAGCTGCACGAGGACTGGGGTACCACCCCCGCCGCCATCGACGCCTGCCTGTCGGTCGCCGACGCCACCGGCACCCAGGTCACGATCCACACCGACACCCTCAACGAGGCCGGGTTCGTGGAGTCGACGCTGGCGGCGATCGGCGACCGGATGATCCACGCGTACCATACCGAGGGGGCGGGCGGCGGCCACGCGCCGGACATCATCCGGGTCGCCTCCTACGGCAACATCCTGCCGTCCTCGACCAATCCGACCCGCCCGCACACCGTCAACACGCTCGACGAGCACCTCGACATGCTGATGGTCTGCCACCACCTCAACCCGTCCATCCCCGAGGACCTGGCGTTCGCCGAGTCCCGGATCCGGCCGTCCACGATGGCGGCCGAGGACATCCTGCACGACATGGGCGCGATCTCGATGATCGGCTCGGACTCCCAGGCGATGGGCCGGGTGGGCGAGACGATCATCCGTACCTGGCAGACCGCGCACGTGATGAAGCGCCGCCGGGGCGCGCTTCCCGGCGACGGCCCCGCCGACAACCTCCGTGCCCGGCGCTACGTCGCCAAGTACACGATCTGCCCGGCCGTGGCCCACGGCCTGGACGGCGAGGTCGGCTCGGTGGAGACCGGCAAGCTGGCCGACCTGGTCCTGTGGGACCCGGCCTTCTTCGGCGTCAAACCGGACCTGGTGGTCAAGGGTGGTGTCATCGCGTACGCCCAGATGGGCGACGCCAACGCCTCCATCCCGACCCCGCAGCCGGTCATGCCGCGCCCGATGTTCGGCGCCGCCCCGGTCACCGCCGCCGCCACGTCCGTTCACTTCGTCGCCCCCCTCGCGATCGAGGACGGCCTCGCCGACCGCCTGGCCGTACGCAGGCGGCTGCTGCCGGTGGCCGACGTCCGCCGCAGGGGCAAGGAGAGCATGCCGCTCAACGACGCCATGCCCAGGATCGA